The following are from one region of the Streptomyces changanensis genome:
- a CDS encoding MFS transporter gives MSPASTEASTAPVDADTRLAPGRPGHRRMSLALFAAGVATFALLYSTQALLPAVSADFAVSASAASWTVSAATGALALCVLPLSALSERFGRRALMTASLVVASAVGLLVPFAPDLEWLVALRAVQGAALAGVPASAMAYLAEEVRPKALVGAIGLFVAGNSVGGMSGRIVTGWTAQLWGWRAGLAAVGVLAVVCAVAYRLLLPPARHFRPGTLDPRALARTVRTHLSDPLLMRLYAIGALFMTVFGAVYTVIGYRLVEAPFSLPQGVVGSVFLVYLVGTAASAAAGRLVGRMGRRGALYLAVATTAAGLLLSLSGSLTAVLGGLVLITAGFFAGHAVASSSVSRAATTGRAQASALYQSAYYLGSSVGGTLGAVAYHRAGWGGTVLLGLVAVLGVVSLTLYGTHRARVAARRVGPRPAPERSVLVAAGGTR, from the coding sequence ATGTCTCCCGCCAGTACCGAGGCGTCCACGGCTCCCGTGGACGCCGACACGCGCCTCGCCCCCGGACGACCCGGCCACCGCCGCATGAGCCTCGCCCTCTTCGCCGCCGGCGTCGCGACGTTCGCCCTCCTCTACTCGACGCAGGCCCTGCTGCCCGCCGTCTCCGCCGACTTCGCGGTCTCCGCGTCGGCCGCCAGCTGGACCGTCTCCGCCGCGACGGGCGCGCTCGCCCTGTGCGTCCTGCCGCTCAGCGCGCTGTCGGAGCGGTTCGGGCGGCGGGCCCTGATGACGGCCTCCCTCGTGGTCGCCTCCGCCGTGGGACTGCTGGTGCCGTTCGCGCCGGACCTGGAGTGGCTGGTCGCGCTGCGCGCCGTGCAGGGCGCGGCGCTGGCCGGGGTGCCGGCGTCGGCGATGGCGTACTTGGCGGAGGAGGTGCGTCCGAAGGCGCTGGTCGGTGCGATCGGGCTGTTCGTCGCGGGCAACAGCGTCGGCGGCATGAGCGGGCGGATCGTGACCGGCTGGACCGCACAGCTGTGGGGCTGGCGGGCCGGGCTGGCCGCCGTCGGCGTGCTGGCGGTGGTGTGCGCGGTGGCGTACCGGCTGCTGCTTCCCCCCGCCCGCCACTTCCGGCCGGGCACCCTCGACCCGCGCGCCCTGGCGCGCACGGTGCGCACGCACCTGTCGGACCCGCTGCTGATGCGGCTGTACGCCATCGGCGCGCTGTTCATGACGGTGTTCGGCGCGGTGTACACGGTCATCGGCTACCGGCTCGTGGAGGCCCCCTTCTCGCTGCCGCAGGGCGTCGTCGGTTCGGTGTTCCTCGTGTACCTGGTGGGCACGGCCGCCTCGGCCGCGGCCGGGCGGCTCGTCGGCCGCATGGGGCGGCGCGGGGCGCTGTACCTGGCCGTCGCCACGACGGCGGCCGGTCTGCTGCTGTCGCTGTCCGGGTCGCTGACCGCCGTGCTGGGCGGGCTCGTCCTGATCACCGCGGGGTTCTTCGCCGGCCACGCCGTCGCCTCGTCGTCGGTGAGCCGGGCCGCGACCACCGGCCGCGCCCAGGCGTCCGCCCTGTACCAGTCGGCGTACTACCTCGGCAGCAGCGTCGGCGGCACCCTCGGCGCCGTCGCCTACCACCGGGCCGGTTGGGGCGGCACGGTCCTGCTCGGGCTGGTCGCGGTCCTCGGCGTCGTCTCCCTCACCCTGTACGGCACGCACCGGGCGCGGGTGGCGGCGCGGCGCGTCGGCCCCCGGCCGGCACCGGAGCGGAGCGTGCTCGTCGCGGCCGGCGGAACGCGCTGA
- a CDS encoding LysR family transcriptional regulator, translating into MVHEYRPQPRLSLNSNEEEMGLLLAPRLAYFAAVARHEHVTRAARETGVPQSTLSRAMARLEEDLGVTLFARRGRALSLTPAGRTFLLSVQRALGEVERAAEAVRADVDPTAGRVAFGFLHTMGSETVPGLLRAFRVDHPKVRFTLVQNYGEAMLERLRAGELDLCLTSPVPDAPDLVARRLDEQRLRLVVPDDHRLAGRKRVRLAEAADEAFVTLEPGYGLRRITDDLCAEAGFRPRVAFEGEEAETLRGLVAAGLGVALLPPPAVRRPGVVELTVTAPRAAREIGVAWQAGRPDTPPVAAFKRFLLSRRGKLLGEAEH; encoded by the coding sequence ATGGTGCATGAGTACAGGCCACAGCCACGGCTGTCACTGAACAGTAACGAAGAAGAAATGGGCCTGCTGCTTGCCCCTCGCCTGGCGTACTTCGCGGCGGTCGCCCGCCACGAGCACGTGACCCGGGCGGCGCGGGAGACCGGAGTGCCGCAGTCGACCCTGTCGCGCGCGATGGCGCGGCTGGAGGAGGACCTCGGCGTCACGCTCTTCGCGCGCCGGGGCCGCGCGCTGTCCCTGACCCCGGCGGGCCGCACGTTCCTCCTCTCCGTGCAGCGGGCCCTCGGCGAGGTGGAGCGGGCCGCGGAGGCGGTGCGCGCGGACGTCGACCCGACGGCGGGGCGCGTCGCGTTCGGCTTCCTGCACACGATGGGCTCGGAGACCGTCCCGGGCCTGCTGCGGGCGTTCCGCGTCGACCACCCGAAGGTCCGCTTCACCCTCGTGCAGAACTACGGCGAGGCGATGCTCGAACGCCTGCGCGCCGGTGAGCTCGACCTGTGCCTGACCTCCCCGGTGCCGGACGCCCCCGACCTGGTCGCCCGGCGGCTGGACGAGCAGCGGCTGCGGCTCGTCGTACCGGACGACCACCGGCTGGCCGGCCGCAAGCGCGTCCGCCTGGCGGAGGCGGCCGACGAGGCGTTCGTGACCCTCGAACCGGGGTACGGGCTGCGCCGCATCACCGACGACCTGTGCGCGGAGGCCGGGTTCCGGCCGCGCGTGGCGTTCGAGGGCGAGGAGGCGGAGACCCTGCGGGGCCTCGTCGCGGCCGGCCTCGGCGTCGCGCTGCTCCCGCCGCCGGCCGTGCGGCGCCCGGGGGTCGTCGAACTGACGGTGACGGCACCGCGCGCGGCCCGCGAGATCGGCGTCGCCTGGCAGGCGGGCCGCCCGGACACGCCCCCGGTGGCGGCGTTCAAGCGGTTCCTCCTGTCCCGCCGCGGCAAGCTCCTCGGCGAGGCGGAGCACTAG
- a CDS encoding dienelactone hydrolase, which produces MAHHALVGPGTAREARLGRAVGGSGTAAVGGVVLLLPDGCAESVRRASPLHRAALAPLARRLARAGRDDGMAAHVVRYGCRGWNGADERLAVDARWAVAEVVRRHGDVPVCLVGHGMGGRAALRAAGHAAVVSVLALAPWLPEDDVAAEPEPVGQLVGRQVMFVHGTNDAAAHPDLSYRLAVRAKKANRATCRFEVHSDGHALRQHHGEVLALAEDFVLGSLFGRPHSRPVVDAFAAPPPLGLRMPLAAGFGRSLRH; this is translated from the coding sequence ATGGCACACCACGCACTCGTAGGCCCGGGCACCGCCCGGGAGGCGCGCCTGGGGCGGGCGGTCGGGGGTTCGGGAACGGCGGCGGTCGGCGGGGTGGTGCTGCTGCTGCCGGACGGCTGCGCCGAGTCGGTGCGCCGCGCCTCGCCGCTGCACCGCGCCGCGCTGGCGCCGCTGGCCCGACGGCTCGCCCGGGCGGGCCGCGACGACGGAATGGCCGCGCACGTCGTGCGGTACGGGTGCCGCGGCTGGAACGGCGCCGACGAGCGGCTCGCCGTGGACGCGCGGTGGGCGGTCGCCGAGGTGGTGCGGCGCCACGGCGACGTACCCGTCTGCCTCGTCGGCCACGGGATGGGCGGCCGCGCGGCGCTGCGGGCGGCGGGGCACGCGGCCGTCGTGTCCGTGCTGGCGCTGGCGCCGTGGCTGCCGGAGGACGACGTGGCCGCCGAGCCGGAGCCGGTCGGGCAGCTGGTGGGGCGTCAGGTGATGTTCGTGCACGGGACGAACGACGCGGCGGCGCACCCGGACCTGTCGTACCGGCTGGCGGTGCGGGCGAAGAAGGCGAACCGGGCGACGTGCCGGTTCGAGGTGCACTCCGACGGGCACGCGCTGCGCCAGCACCACGGCGAGGTCCTGGCGCTCGCCGAGGACTTCGTGCTGGGCTCGCTCTTCGGACGCCCCCACTCCCGCCCCGTGGTGGACGCCTTCGCCGCGCCGCCCCCGCTGGGCCTGCGCATGCCGCTGGCGGCGGGCTTCGGCCGGTCCCTGCGGCACTGA
- a CDS encoding adenosine deaminase gives MTSQSLTTPTADQLRRAPKVLLHDHLDGGLRPGTVVDLARDGGYAGLPETDPARLGTWFREAADSGSLERYLETFAHTCAVMQTRDALFRVAAECAEDLAEDGVVYAEVRYAPEQHLEAGLTLNEVVDAVNEGFREGERRARANGHRIRVGALLTAMRHAARSLEIAELANAHRDAGVVGFDIAGAEAGFPPTRHLDAFEYLKRENNHFTIHAGEAFGLPSIWQALQWCGADRLGHGVRIIDDIGIADDGTVTLGRLAAYVRDKRVPLEMCPTSNLQTGAATSYAEHPIGLLRRLHFRATVNTDNRLMSGTTLSREFAHLTEAFGYTLDDVQWFTVNAMKSAFIPFDERLAMINDVIKPGFAALRSAWLFGSTGPTSGSPAQDA, from the coding sequence ATGACGAGCCAGAGCCTCACCACCCCGACCGCGGACCAGCTCCGCCGCGCGCCGAAGGTCCTGCTCCACGACCACCTCGACGGGGGCCTGCGGCCCGGCACGGTCGTCGACCTCGCCCGCGACGGCGGCTACGCCGGCCTCCCCGAGACCGACCCCGCACGGCTCGGCACCTGGTTCCGCGAGGCCGCCGACTCCGGTTCGCTGGAGCGGTACCTGGAGACCTTCGCGCACACCTGCGCCGTCATGCAGACCCGCGACGCCCTCTTCCGCGTCGCCGCCGAGTGCGCCGAGGACCTCGCGGAGGACGGCGTCGTCTACGCCGAGGTGCGCTACGCCCCCGAGCAGCATCTGGAGGCCGGCCTCACCCTGAACGAGGTCGTGGACGCCGTCAACGAGGGCTTCCGCGAGGGGGAGCGCCGCGCCCGCGCGAACGGCCACCGCATCCGTGTCGGCGCCCTCCTCACCGCGATGCGGCACGCCGCGCGCTCCCTGGAGATCGCCGAACTGGCCAACGCCCACCGGGACGCCGGTGTCGTCGGCTTCGACATCGCCGGCGCCGAGGCGGGCTTCCCGCCCACCCGGCACCTCGACGCCTTCGAGTACCTGAAGCGCGAGAACAACCACTTCACCATCCACGCCGGTGAGGCGTTCGGGCTGCCGTCGATCTGGCAGGCCCTCCAGTGGTGCGGCGCGGACCGCCTCGGCCACGGCGTCCGCATCATCGACGACATCGGGATCGCCGACGACGGGACGGTCACGCTGGGCCGCCTCGCCGCGTACGTGCGCGACAAGCGCGTCCCGCTGGAGATGTGCCCGACCTCCAACCTCCAGACCGGCGCCGCCACCTCGTACGCGGAGCACCCCATCGGCCTGCTGCGCCGCCTGCACTTCCGGGCCACGGTCAACACCGACAACCGGCTGATGTCGGGCACCACCCTGAGCCGGGAGTTCGCGCACCTGACCGAGGCGTTCGGCTACACGCTCGACGACGTCCAGTGGTTCACGGTCAACGCGATGAAGTCGGCGTTCATCCCTTTCGATGAACGACTGGCGATGATCAATGACGTGATCAAGCCGGGCTTCGCCGCGCTGAGATCCGCTTGGCTGTTCGGGTCGACCGGCCCCACCAGCGGTTCTCCCGCCCAGGACGCCTGA
- a CDS encoding PspC domain-containing protein, which yields MAALTRPRDGRVIGGVCAALARRFGTSATTMRVIFVVSCLLPGPQFLLYLALWMLLPVERGAKPAW from the coding sequence ATGGCCGCACTGACCCGCCCCCGTGACGGACGCGTGATCGGCGGAGTGTGCGCGGCGCTGGCACGGCGCTTCGGCACCTCGGCGACGACGATGCGCGTGATCTTCGTGGTGTCCTGCCTGCTGCCGGGCCCGCAGTTCCTGCTGTACCTGGCACTGTGGATGCTGCTGCCGGTGGAGCGGGGCGCGAAGCCGGCCTGGTAG
- a CDS encoding VanZ family protein — translation MQRQGSGGSAALRYRVAGLVLLFVHLVFVGWLTLRPLDVMWVTAANLEPLAGIRADLALGPVEAARRIGESLLLLAPLGVLLPLADARLDVAPWASLVRTVSAGALLSLGIELLQTAVPGRVVDVDAVLLNAAGVALAHLAVVPAWRARLRRRLYGPGGGGAGGPRAGIGARVGAGAGGWSSPGRSRGPGGTLRREDGPQGATPRIPRVGTAP, via the coding sequence GTGCAGCGTCAAGGTTCGGGCGGCAGCGCCGCCCTCCGCTACCGCGTGGCGGGGCTCGTCCTCCTCTTCGTCCATCTGGTGTTCGTGGGGTGGCTGACGCTGCGGCCGCTGGACGTGATGTGGGTGACGGCGGCCAATCTGGAGCCGCTGGCCGGGATCAGGGCCGACCTGGCGCTGGGCCCGGTGGAGGCGGCGCGGCGGATCGGCGAGTCCCTCCTCCTGCTGGCGCCGCTGGGGGTGCTGCTGCCGCTCGCGGACGCGCGCCTCGACGTGGCGCCGTGGGCGTCCCTGGTGCGGACGGTGTCGGCGGGCGCCCTGCTGTCCCTGGGGATCGAGCTGCTGCAGACGGCCGTGCCGGGCCGGGTGGTGGACGTCGACGCGGTGCTCCTCAACGCCGCCGGCGTGGCGCTGGCGCACCTGGCGGTGGTGCCGGCCTGGCGGGCGAGGCTGCGGCGCAGGCTGTACGGGCCGGGCGGCGGGGGCGCGGGCGGCCCGCGGGCCGGGATCGGGGCCCGGGTCGGCGCCGGTGCGGGCGGCTGGTCCTCCCCCGGGCGGAGCCGCGGGCCCGGTGGGACCCTGCGCCGGGAGGACGGCCCCCAGGGGGCGACCCCGAGGATTCCCAGGGTCGGGACCGCCCCGTAG
- a CDS encoding sensor histidine kinase, translating to MREGRGSTLSGAAKGAQRALSAGKRWTSLRVRLIIVFGLVALTAAVSASGIAYWLNREAVLKRTQDAALGDFKQEMQNRAAALPLRPTEEELRRTAELMAVGGGGYSVVLLGERDAGKPIVGVSDADRFTLSDVPPSLRAAVDEEQELTSGNRHSYHVFWLRTTLRGKPYLVGGTRIIGGGPTGYMLKSLEPERQDLNSLGWSLGVATLLALLGSALLAQVAATTVLKPVHRLGEAARRLGEGKLDTRLRVSGTDELAELARTFNDAAESLQKKVADMSAREESSRRFVADMSHELRTPMTALTAVTEVLEEEQDGLDPMVAPAVSLVISETRRLNTLVENLMEVTRFDAGTARLVLDDVDVADQVTACIDARAWLDAVELDAERGTMARLDPRRLDVILANLIGNALKHGGSPVRVSVRTTGDDLIVRVRDHGPGIPEDVLPHVFDRFYKASASRPRSEGSGLGLSIAMENALIHGGDITAANSPDGDGAVFTLRLPRDGSAVAAGEDAGEDGPARSGTGDGGRGRSGRGNGGPGNGGRGNGGPGDEGQRSDERDAGA from the coding sequence ATTCGTGAAGGACGGGGCAGCACATTGAGCGGGGCCGCGAAGGGCGCGCAGCGGGCGCTGAGTGCGGGCAAGCGGTGGACGAGCCTGCGCGTCCGGCTGATCATCGTGTTCGGCCTGGTGGCGCTGACGGCCGCCGTGTCGGCGTCGGGGATCGCGTACTGGCTGAACCGCGAGGCGGTGCTGAAGCGTACGCAGGACGCGGCGCTCGGGGACTTCAAGCAGGAGATGCAGAACCGGGCGGCGGCGCTGCCGCTGCGGCCGACGGAGGAGGAGCTGCGGCGGACGGCCGAGCTGATGGCCGTCGGCGGGGGCGGGTACAGCGTGGTGCTGCTCGGTGAGCGGGACGCGGGGAAGCCCATCGTCGGCGTGTCCGACGCGGACCGGTTCACGCTGAGCGACGTGCCGCCGTCGCTGCGGGCCGCCGTGGACGAGGAGCAGGAGCTCACGTCCGGCAACCGGCACTCGTACCACGTGTTCTGGCTGCGGACGACGCTGCGCGGGAAGCCGTACCTGGTGGGCGGGACGCGGATCATCGGCGGCGGCCCGACCGGGTACATGCTGAAGTCGCTGGAGCCGGAGCGGCAGGACCTGAACTCGCTGGGCTGGTCGCTGGGGGTGGCGACGCTGCTGGCGCTGCTGGGGTCGGCGCTGCTGGCACAGGTGGCGGCGACGACGGTGCTGAAGCCGGTGCACCGGCTGGGCGAGGCGGCGCGGCGGCTCGGCGAGGGGAAGCTGGACACGCGGCTGCGCGTGTCGGGCACCGACGAACTGGCTGAGCTGGCCCGGACGTTCAACGACGCCGCGGAGAGCCTGCAGAAGAAGGTCGCGGACATGAGCGCGCGGGAGGAGTCCAGCCGCCGGTTCGTGGCCGACATGTCGCACGAGCTGCGCACGCCGATGACCGCGCTGACGGCGGTCACGGAGGTGCTGGAGGAGGAGCAGGACGGTCTCGACCCGATGGTGGCGCCGGCCGTGTCGCTGGTGATCAGCGAGACGCGGCGGCTGAACACCCTGGTGGAGAACCTGATGGAGGTCACCCGGTTCGACGCCGGCACGGCCCGTCTGGTCCTGGACGACGTGGATGTGGCCGACCAGGTGACGGCGTGCATCGACGCGCGGGCGTGGCTGGACGCGGTGGAGCTGGACGCCGAGCGGGGCACCATGGCGCGGCTGGACCCGCGGCGCCTGGACGTGATCCTGGCGAACCTCATCGGCAACGCGCTGAAGCACGGCGGTTCGCCGGTGCGGGTGTCGGTGCGGACGACGGGCGACGACCTGATCGTGCGGGTGCGGGACCACGGGCCGGGCATCCCCGAGGACGTCCTGCCGCACGTCTTCGACCGGTTCTACAAGGCGAGCGCGTCCCGTCCCCGTTCGGAGGGCAGCGGTCTCGGGCTGTCGATCGCCATGGAGAACGCGCTGATCCACGGCGGTGACATCACGGCGGCCAACTCCCCGGACGGGGACGGCGCGGTGTTCACGCTGCGCCTGCCGCGCGACGGTTCGGCGGTCGCGGCGGGTGAGGACGCCGGGGAGGACGGCCCGGCGCGGAGCGGGACGGGCGACGGCGGCCGCGGACGGAGCGGGCGAGGGAACGGTGGTCCGGGGAACGGCGGCCGAGGGAACGGCGGTCCAGGGGATGAGGGACAGCGGAGTGACGAGCGGGATGCGGGTGCCTGA
- the afsQ1 gene encoding two-component system response regulator AfsQ1, producing the protein MPFLLLIEDDDAIRTALELSLSRQGHRVATAATGEDGLKLLREQRPDLIVLDVMLPGIDGFEVCRRIRRTDQLPIILLTARSDDIDVVVGLESGADDYVVKPVQGRVLDARIRAVLRRGERETTDSATFGSLVIDRSAMTVTKNGEELQLTPTELRLLLELSRRPGQALSRQQLLRLVWEHDYLGDSRLVDACVQRLRAKVEDVPSSPTLIRTVRGVGYRLDSPA; encoded by the coding sequence GTGCCTTTCCTGTTGCTGATCGAGGACGACGACGCCATCCGCACGGCCCTCGAACTCTCGCTGTCCCGCCAGGGCCACCGCGTGGCCACCGCGGCGACGGGTGAGGACGGCCTGAAACTGCTGCGCGAGCAGCGGCCCGACCTGATCGTCCTGGACGTGATGCTGCCGGGGATCGACGGTTTCGAGGTGTGCCGGCGGATCCGGCGGACGGACCAGCTGCCGATCATCCTGTTGACCGCGCGCAGCGACGACATCGACGTGGTCGTCGGGCTGGAGTCGGGCGCGGACGACTACGTCGTCAAGCCGGTGCAGGGGCGTGTCCTGGACGCGCGGATCCGTGCCGTGCTGCGCCGCGGCGAGCGGGAGACGACGGACTCGGCGACGTTCGGCTCGCTGGTCATCGACCGGTCGGCGATGACGGTGACGAAGAACGGCGAGGAGCTCCAGCTCACGCCGACGGAGCTGCGGCTGCTGCTGGAGCTGAGCCGCCGCCCGGGCCAGGCGCTGTCGCGGCAGCAGCTGCTGCGGCTGGTGTGGGAGCACGACTACCTCGGCGACTCGCGTCTGGTCGACGCGTGCGTGCAGCGGTTGCGGGCGAAGGTGGAGGACGTTCCGTCGTCGCCGACGCTCATCCGCACGGTGCGCGGCGTCGGTTACCGGCTCGACAGCCCCGCGTGA
- a CDS encoding SigE family RNA polymerase sigma factor codes for MNAVQHSTTSNAVVTRLHDVARSTEKSGAVNGRGCVRGAGRQHKAPYMVALSDGGSAYGEVKGERQAPAKRGSADIAFTAYVQERRASLYATAYHLTGDRHEAEDLLQSALFSTYRAWDRISDKAAVGGYLRRTMTNLHISAWRRRKLNEYPTEELPETVGDSDAMRGTELRAVLWQALARLPELQRTMLVLRYYEGRTDPEIAEILDISVGTVKSSIWRSLRRLREDEVLSFGRDQEESFGQLVA; via the coding sequence ATGAACGCAGTGCAGCACAGCACCACCTCGAACGCAGTAGTCACGCGTCTCCACGACGTCGCCAGGAGCACGGAGAAGTCCGGCGCCGTGAACGGGCGGGGGTGCGTTCGCGGCGCCGGGCGTCAGCACAAGGCGCCCTACATGGTCGCCCTGTCTGACGGGGGAAGCGCGTACGGGGAGGTCAAGGGGGAGCGGCAGGCCCCGGCGAAGCGGGGGAGCGCGGACATCGCGTTCACCGCCTACGTCCAGGAGCGCCGCGCCTCCCTGTACGCCACCGCCTACCACCTCACCGGTGACCGCCACGAGGCGGAGGACCTGCTCCAGAGCGCGCTGTTCTCGACGTACCGCGCCTGGGACCGCATCAGCGACAAGGCGGCCGTCGGCGGCTACCTGCGCCGCACGATGACCAACCTGCACATCAGCGCCTGGCGGCGCCGCAAGCTCAACGAGTACCCGACGGAGGAACTGCCGGAGACGGTCGGCGACTCCGACGCGATGCGCGGCACGGAGCTGCGCGCGGTGCTCTGGCAGGCGCTCGCCCGACTGCCCGAACTGCAGCGCACCATGCTGGTGCTGCGCTACTACGAGGGCCGCACGGATCCGGAGATCGCGGAGATCCTGGACATCAGCGTCGGCACGGTGAAGTCGAGCATCTGGCGGTCGCTCCGCCGGCTGCGCGAGGACGAGGTCCTCAGCTTCGGCCGTGACCAGGAGGAGTCCTTCGGGCAGCTCGTGGCCTGA
- a CDS encoding uridine kinase family protein: MLDTNGSPTGSPYRGNGSHWCPVSSQPIPTRVVLLAGPSGSGKSSLAARAGLPVLRLDDFYKEGDDPTLPLVPGSTDIDWDSPGSWDAEAAVSAIVELCATGRTSVPVYDISTSSRVSRETLDIGRTPLFVAEGIFAADVVRHCEELGVLADALCLRGRPSTTFRRRLLRDLREGRKSVPFLLRRGWRLMRAERSIVARQTELGAHPCGKEEALGRLAAAATGRHRTPRTPEPA, encoded by the coding sequence ATGCTCGATACCAACGGGTCCCCGACGGGGTCCCCCTACCGGGGCAATGGTTCACACTGGTGTCCCGTGAGCTCCCAACCCATCCCGACCCGCGTCGTGCTGCTCGCGGGCCCCTCAGGCTCCGGCAAGTCGTCCCTCGCCGCCCGTGCCGGTCTTCCCGTGCTCCGGCTCGACGACTTCTACAAGGAGGGCGACGACCCGACGTTGCCCCTCGTCCCCGGCAGCACGGACATCGACTGGGACTCGCCCGGGTCCTGGGACGCGGAGGCGGCCGTGTCCGCCATCGTCGAGCTCTGCGCCACCGGCCGCACCTCGGTCCCGGTGTACGACATCTCCACCAGCTCCCGCGTCTCCCGCGAGACCCTGGACATCGGCCGCACACCGCTGTTCGTCGCGGAAGGCATCTTCGCCGCCGACGTGGTGCGGCACTGCGAGGAGCTCGGGGTGCTCGCCGACGCCCTGTGCCTGCGCGGCCGGCCGTCCACGACGTTCCGCCGGCGGCTGCTGCGGGACCTGCGCGAGGGCCGCAAGTCGGTGCCGTTCCTGCTGCGCCGCGGCTGGCGGCTGATGCGCGCGGAGCGGTCGATCGTGGCCCGGCAGACGGAGCTGGGCGCCCACCCCTGCGGCAAGGAGGAGGCCCTGGGGCGTCTGGCCGCAGCGGCGACCGGCCGTCACCGCACGCCGAGGACGCCCGAGCCGGCGTAG
- a CDS encoding aldehyde dehydrogenase family protein has translation MSETATRLSVFKTYKLYVGGKFPRSESGRVYEVTDDKGKWLANAPLSSRKDARDAVVAARKAFGGWAGSTAYLRGQILYRVAEMMEGRRGQFVREVADAEGLSKSKAAEVVEAAVDRWVWYAGWTDKISQVVGGANPVSGPYFNLSTPEPTGVVAVLAPQESSLLGLVSVVAPVIATGNTVVVVASERAPLPALSLAEVLATSDVPGGVVNVLSGRTAEIAAPLAAHQDVNAIDLTGADAELARDLEVAAADNLKRVLRPQAVDGGADWTADPGTRRLTAFLETKTVWHPTGSLGASGSAY, from the coding sequence ATGTCTGAGACGGCGACGCGGCTGAGCGTCTTCAAGACCTACAAGCTGTACGTGGGGGGCAAGTTCCCCCGCAGCGAGAGCGGCCGGGTGTACGAAGTGACCGACGACAAGGGCAAGTGGCTGGCGAACGCGCCGCTCTCCTCCCGCAAGGACGCCCGTGACGCGGTGGTCGCCGCGCGCAAGGCGTTCGGCGGCTGGGCCGGCTCGACGGCGTACCTGCGCGGCCAGATCCTGTACCGGGTCGCCGAGATGATGGAGGGCCGCCGCGGCCAGTTCGTCCGCGAGGTGGCCGACGCCGAGGGCCTGTCGAAGTCGAAGGCGGCGGAGGTCGTCGAGGCGGCGGTGGACCGCTGGGTCTGGTACGCGGGCTGGACGGACAAGATCAGCCAGGTCGTCGGCGGCGCCAACCCGGTCTCCGGGCCGTACTTCAACCTGTCCACGCCGGAGCCGACGGGTGTCGTCGCCGTGCTGGCGCCGCAGGAGTCGTCGCTGCTCGGTCTGGTGTCGGTCGTCGCCCCGGTGATCGCGACCGGCAACACCGTGGTGGTCGTGGCGAGCGAGCGGGCCCCGCTGCCGGCGCTGTCGCTGGCCGAGGTGCTGGCCACGTCGGACGTGCCGGGCGGCGTCGTGAACGTGCTGTCGGGCCGTACGGCGGAGATCGCCGCGCCGCTCGCCGCGCACCAGGACGTCAACGCCATCGACCTGACGGGCGCGGACGCCGAGCTGGCGCGGGACCTGGAGGTCGCGGCCGCCGACAACCTCAAGCGCGTCCTGCGTCCACAGGCTGTGGACGGCGGCGCCGACTGGACGGCCGACCCGGGTACGCGTCGGCTGACGGCGTTCCTGGAGACGAAGACGGTCTGGCACCCGACGGGCTCCCTGGGCGCGTCCGGCTCGGCGTACTGA